One Candidatus Nitrososphaera evergladensis SR1 genomic window, GCGCATTTCCAGAGCAAACGGGTTCGTGGGTCTCATTCCTGCGCGCTGAGCAGTATATGCAGCCGACCAGTCGGCATTTTGCACTTGGTTCGCCCATCGCTCGTTCGCGGCCTGTTGCTGCGCGTAAGAATGAAAAGGATCCACCGGCTGGCCTGTCGCGGGGTCGATGTAATATCTCTGAAAATTGCGCGCATTGTGTCCGGCAAACTTCTCTCTTGCCTCTTGTACAGTGAGCGTCCCGAATGTTTTTAGTTCATTTGGTGGATTCCGGCCAGATTTAACCACGTCGTAGGCCCAGCGCTGATAATCACCCTGATCCTGTTGTATTGGTATGCCGGATTCGTACTTGCCTCCGGGTTTTACCATGGCTAGCGCCTGCTCATTGATTTTATCAGCGGTCAAAGTGACGGGTTTTCCGGTTGCGAGAGCTTGCTCCTGTGCGGCCCTGTTCGCAGCCTGAAAGCCTCCGTAAAGTAAAGTCTGCATTGCTCCAACCGGCAGCGTCAGACTTTCACTGTAACCGTAAAAGCGCTTTGTTTCTGCCTCTGTAGGCTGATAAACCGCGTACTGCTGCCCGTCTTTCTCTTCAAGTTTGACAATGCCCTTTGCGTCAAAGCCAATATCGCTTTGAGCGCCAATTGTGACGTTTTTCACCTTGCCGGATTCATCATATTCAAAACGGGCATTTTTGAAAGGATCAAAGCCCATCGGTCCCGGTGAAGTGCGCGAGTACGGTCCTATGTATTCGGGTGGATGCTGGACAGTTATCGTCGTCTGTTGTGCCATCCGTCTTTGTTCGGCTGCAACCTGCGATTGTTCAATCTGTTGACGGTAGTAATCAACCATTCCCGGCTTCGATCCTTGTGACCTGTTTTGCGCCGCTCCTGCTGCGGCTTGTCGTGCGGCCTGCTCCTGTTCTTGTCTGACCTGTAATTCGTTTCCGACATCGATTATAGTCTTACTTGCACGGCTACCACCAGAACCACCGCCACCTGCGCCCCTGTCTATGCGCCCTATGGGCGATGGTGTAGAGCCGGTAGGAGGAGAAGCCGGTGCTCCTGTCGGAGAATAACCAAAAGAGACGTTGCCTGACGCGTCCCTGCTTGAGGTGATCTGTTGCTGCTGGCCTGTCTGTATCGCTTGCTGTTGCGCTGCAAGGTTTGCTTGCTGAAAGGCTGCATAACGTTCAGCTAGGGTTGACATACTTCACTTGTCATAAGTGGACGTACGATATAGACTTGATGCCAGACATTAATCTGCGGGAATGAATCCCGCATCAAAAACTGAATATGACCTTTGGGCGGGTTAGCAGCTGCTTCTTTTCCATGCTGAGACCTTGCTTCTCTGCGTGGTTTAGCACTTCTTCAGGGATGTCGCGTACGAGTTGCAGGTATTCGCGCTGGCGCTTGGCTGAAAGGCCGACCTGTTTTGAGATGGAGAGAAAGTCCTTTTGAGGACGAGTCGTCCTCGAATTGTCAGACTCCGCATTATTAATTATGTGGAGATTCTGAATAGCCGTATTGACATCATAGCCGTGGGCAGCGTACAGCTCTTTCAGCCCGTGCGCCGTCTCTCTGTCAGTCAGGTCCTTCCTTTGCAGGTTCTCGATTATGGCCCATGCAAGCACCTGCCTGTCATCCGCGTTCGCCTTGACTATTGCTGGCACGTCTTTTAGTCCTGCAACACAACTAGCGCGGAACCTGCGCCCTCCTGCGATGACTTCGTACTTGCGCCTGCTTGCATTGATTATTCTTACTAAAATATAAAATATCTATTCTTATAATAAGGGGCAAAAAACTGTGCTCAAAGATGCGCATTTTCTTAATTTTCTCTAAAGTCGATGTATTTGGACGGTTGAAAATCTTGCAAGTCTACCCGCAGCCCTTTTACAGATTATTTATCGTCTAGCCAGCTAACGAGCAAGTCCTATGACGTTTACAAGAGAGCTCATCAATCGCTATTGATACACACGAGAATTTCCCACACAAGTCTTGGACGGGCGTTTATAGAAGGCCGAGGGTACCCCCGAGGGTACCCTCTAGACGTACATGCCCTGTACAACCAGTCTCTTTGCCATTGAGTAATCGTAGAAAAAATAATGCATAAAAAAGAAGAGGAATCTAGTCTTTTCAAACTAGGGACTTGGCTATCTTCTCCAGCTCATCTGAAGGCATGTATGCTTCTAGCAGGTACTTTTGGTTCCCATCATAGAATACTATGATAGACGTAAGACCAAAACTTCCAGTCTGCACCGTCGTGCCATTTTCGTAGGTCAGGAAGCCTTTTCCACAATCTTGGCATTGTTCTCTCACCGCAGCGACATTTCCATTGATTTCAGTTATTCGAGTCTTTAGGTCTGGATTGACGCCTTGGAAGCTAGCTTCGATCTCGGCTTTTCTATCTGGTATATCCGGCTCAGCATGTTTGGTAGCTACGAGGACAGCGCCACTTTCTATCAGGCCATTCCTATTTAGTTGAGATTTCTCAAGCGGTCTGCCACCTCCGTAGAACATGAGCACTACATCCGGACTACCATCTCCGCATACGAACTTGTATTCTGCTGGAAGGTATGTCGGCTCCTTAACCTGTATCTTTCCTTCGGTCTTGGCTAATGCTTCTTCTCTTGTCTGACAGAATTGCTCTGCGCTGACTGTCTGAAAGTCGCTGCCTACTGCTTTGGAACCTGTACCATTTGGCTGCAAAGCCAAATTGTTGCTTGCGTAAATTGCACCTATAGCTACAACACATGCTATGAGCGCAGCCATTACGATTGTTGTTGTTTTCTTTTGCATTTTTTCTCTCTCACCATTCTTATTACTCTAAGGAAGGATGGGCTTGGCGCTTGTGAATTGGCGTGCATCAAGATCACAAGCCGTGCCAGACCCCGGAGGCGAAACATTCCAATTATTCCTGTCAGTTACGAGGTTGGTAACAAATGGAGAATCGTCCCAGCAGTATTCTGAAGCAGACGAAGAACTCCAGTTGGCTGCTCCACCACCTGTAGCAGGATAGTACTGTAGCCCTGCATACTCTGTACCAGACAGGAATGTATTGCTGCCACTATTGGAAATTGACCAGACCTCTCCTAGACCACTATCAAAGCTACTGATGCATCTATTTTCAGAGTATGATGTTCCGAGTGTTATGCTCCAATTTCGGCAATTGTTTATCGAATCAAATGTGCCCCTAAGCGTAAGTGCTGAAAATGCGCTTCCGCCTTCTTCTCCGGCAAAGCCTAGACCCGTAGTACCGTGAAATACATCGTAGTAGTATGATGCCATGCTGTTGTGTATATTGTTGCTGTTATCTTTGTAGTGCAGCCAGCCTGCTCCAACAACGCCATTTCCGAAGCTGTCCCACGTTAGGATAAACTCGCCAGTAAAAGCTTTGGCCCAAGATACATTGGCTTGGTCAGTCAGTGTGGATGTCGCCTTTGCTACAGTTCCTTTGTTTCCCCACGTTAGTACACCATGCATTTGCCTATCTGACCTCTTGTTTGGATTTGTAGTGGCAAATGCAGATTGCATCTGAACTGCCAATAGCATTATAGCTATTAGCACGAACAAAGTTATCAATTTATAGTTCAGAGACATAGTAGTACCCTATTAAGGGATATTATACATAAGTTTTATGTAAGACAGTTACTATAGAGAGCTTTTGGCGATAACTTGGTCAAGAGTGTTTGACATTGCAGATTGAGATCTCGCGATTCCTGCATAGTACTGCTTGAAAATGAAGTTATCCCACTGTCGCTCCCTTCCATTTCATGATATATTCTCTCTGAAAGAAATGTGGCCTCCACGCAAGGCCAAGATGACCAGCAACAGCGTTAACTGTCGGGCGCAAAGTCCCAGTTACAGTGCGGGCACTTGATCATCTTCTTCGGCTTCTCTGCCTGTCTTAGAACAGGAGGTCCAAACAAGGAATTGATGTCAAGTTCGTACAGATGTGAAGGTGCGTCCAGTGCCTCTTTCACTTTAGCAAAGTATTCCATCACTGTCTCTTCCTTCATTGTATATCAAGCACTCCACCATATTCGACGTATGCCATCAACAGCTTCTGTATTGGAGGCCTGCGATACCGACCCTGAACACCTGAAAAGTGACCCATAAGTGCCTCCTTCAATCCGTGAGGCATGTGCGTACTTTCCAGCGTTGAGGAGAAGTACTTTCTAAAAGAATGACAAGGCGCTATGTCGTACCGTCTCTTGCTTATCTTCTCCCTTGCAATACCTGCCTTCTTGATCAGCCTGACTATTGCGCTTTCAATCGCTTTTTTGGTGATGTGCTCTCCTGTTTCATTGCCGGGAAAGATATAATCTTCATCAGAGAGCTCCCTGCCTATCTCTTCCTTCAAAGACTGCAGCCAAGCCCGTACTGCTGCAAGGCAATTCTTTGAAGCGAACGCGTCATACTCTGTATTAGTCCCCGCGTAGATCTTGATGTACAATAAATCAAACTTCAGAACAGGTCGGAGATGCTTGTACTTCAGCTCGCAAAGCGCCTCAACCCTCATTCCGGTGGTTGCAAGGAGGAGGATTGTTGCCCTGAGCTTTAGATCTGCATGTTTCAAAAGGAGGGCAATCTCTGCTTTTGTGTATGCGCGGTCGAGTCCTACGCTGTCAGGATTCTTTGAAACAATCTGGCTCTTTATGTAGTCCCAATCAAGGCGGGCGCGCTGGCTGACATAGAACTTTTGCAAGCCGGCCCTGATGACGTTCTTATAGGAGGGAGAAAGCCCGTCATCTTCTAGTTTT contains:
- a CDS encoding ParB/RepB/Spo0J family partition protein; protein product: MFYILVRIINASRRKYEVIAGGRRFRASCVAGLKDVPAIVKANADDRQVLAWAIIENLQRKDLTDRETAHGLKELYAAHGYDVNTAIQNLHIINNAESDNSRTTRPQKDFLSISKQVGLSAKRQREYLQLVRDIPEEVLNHAEKQGLSMEKKQLLTRPKVIFSF
- a CDS encoding tyrosine-type recombinase/integrase; translation: MAQALAESVSVAQLLERLCKTEDTWRNYTGAVEGFIEYRNVDSWADLLQGEPKVIEDSIIAYFQKLEDDGLSPSYKNVIRAGLQKFYVSQRARLDWDYIKSQIVSKNPDSVGLDRAYTKAEIALLLKHADLKLRATILLLATTGMRVEALCELKYKHLRPVLKFDLLYIKIYAGTNTEYDAFASKNCLAAVRAWLQSLKEEIGRELSDEDYIFPGNETGEHITKKAIESAIVRLIKKAGIAREKISKRRYDIAPCHSFRKYFSSTLESTHMPHGLKEALMGHFSGVQGRYRRPPIQKLLMAYVEYGGVLDIQ